GCAACTTTTTTACACATAGTGGCGTAAGGAGCTTAATGAATGTCCCTCACAGTCGGAGTGTAGTGGCTACTACAATTCCCATCTTTACTTTTACTCCTATCTTCTCCGCCTTCCCACTTGGTTCTTGCAGAAATTCTAAGAATAAACAAAGAAAAGTTAACAGTGCTCCTCAAATATATTGTATAATCCCAAATTACTCCTCTAGGTGGCTATAACGGTCAATAAGTCATGCATGAGCTTTCAGTATTTACTTACAACAATCATTTTACTTTTACAGATATAGTCACTCCGAAGCATCCTGCTCCTTGTCCTGTGCCTGTGACACCACAGCCTTGTGCACCCGTGCAAGTTACTCCACAACCTCCTGCTCCTGTGCCTGTGACACCACAGCCTTGTGCACCTGTGCAAGTTACTCCACAACCTCCTGCTCCTGTGCCTGTGGCACCACAGCCTTGTGCACCTGTGCAAGTTACTCCACAACCTCCTGCTCCTGTGCCTGTGACACCACAGCCTTGTGCACCTGTGCAAGTTACTCCACAACCTCCTGCTCCTGTGCCTGTGGCACCACAGCCTTGTGCGCCTGAACCCACTGTTAACCAGGGGAAGAAAGGATGCAAAAAGTAAAGTGAATGTCTCAGATGAAGATGGGGTTTCCTCTACCACTATACACCCTACTGCAAAAGAATTGTTAATTTAATTTAAATTATTTTGTTTCTGTTAGATATGACTTGAAACATTAAATTAAAGTCATAAGCAGCATAACTGTGTATTCTTGACAACAGGATATAAAAATTGCCACAATTCAAATGTAACCTAGAAAACGGAGATGATATGCATGTATGCCTATCGTATCTAACGAGCATTTGTCACCATAATTAATCCTATTAAACCAGACCAGCTAATGGCTGGACATAAAATCTTGTGCAAGTACAGGCGGCAGTATCATCGACTTGTGTGCAGTGAAGATCTCAGTGGGGATGACAGATCTGAGATCCTCACTGTGCCGACACATGTTTGGAATTTCAGGGCTAGACATCGTAGTAGTAAGGATGCCTTGCCCTATCAGTCTTACTGGGAGGGGAATGGCAACAGGGAGAGATAGAGGTTAAGCTGTGCTCCAAGGAACTGGTCCAGCCCCTCAGTGCTCCAAGCACCTAAtttacatatacagtggatataaaaagtctacacacccctgttaaaatgtcaggtttctgtgctgcaaaaaaaatgagacaaagataaatcatttcagaactttttccacctttaatatgacctataaactgtacaactcaattgaaagacaaactgaaatcttttaggtggagggaagaaaacaaaaaaaaaaataataatgtggttgcataagtggggATGTAGTTGTgtttagaattaagcaatcacattcaaaatcatgttaaatcggagtcagcatacacctgccactatctaaagtgcctctgattatctgattatccccaaaaaatgttcagctgctctagttggtctttcctgatattttcttagtcgcattccacagcaaaagccatggtccacatagagcttccaaagcatcagagggacctcattgttaaaaggtatcagtcaggagaagggtacaaaagaatttccaaggcattagatataccatggaacatagtgaagacagtcatcatcaagtggagaaaatatggcacaatagtgACATTACCacgaactggacgtccctccaaaattgatgaaaagacgagaagaaaactggtctgggaggctaccaagaggcctacttCAACATtataggagctgcaggaatatctggtaagtactggctgtgtgatacatgtgacaacaaactcctgtattcttcatatgtctgggctatgggg
The sequence above is a segment of the Bufo gargarizans isolate SCDJY-AF-19 chromosome 6, ASM1485885v1, whole genome shotgun sequence genome. Coding sequences within it:
- the LOC122942628 gene encoding vegetative cell wall protein gp1-like, whose translation is MSGIKGKPAFKQPNPVQQILEPQPICEDIVTPKHPAPCPVPVTPQPCAPVQVTPQPPAPVPVTPQPCAPVQVTPQPPAPVPVAPQPCAPVQVTPQPPAPVPVTPQPCAPVQVTPQPPAPVPVAPQPCAPEPTVNQGKKGCKK